The following are encoded in a window of Lichenicola cladoniae genomic DNA:
- a CDS encoding RNA methyltransferase, with translation MTGRDGGADLSPIGNSPVVVLVRPQLAENIGAVARAMANGGLFHLRLVAPRDGWPQERAWRSASGADRILDAATVHPDVDDAVSDLHRVFATCPRPRHIVKPILTARGGAAEIREISRRGLGVGLLFGPERAGLDNDDMARTDALIRYPLNPDFSSLNLAQAVMIMAYEWWLSAAGENGEEEIPARVLMTNETQVATKGELGNFMTHLVRELDACGFLRNMPKRPGMVRNLWHFFERGEVTQQELRTLHGVVTELALGRRLRGRDEAS, from the coding sequence ATGACCGGCCGCGACGGCGGCGCCGACCTCAGCCCGATCGGCAACAGCCCGGTCGTGGTGCTGGTGCGTCCGCAACTGGCCGAGAATATCGGTGCGGTGGCGCGCGCCATGGCCAATGGCGGCCTGTTCCACCTGCGGCTGGTGGCGCCGCGCGATGGCTGGCCGCAGGAACGCGCTTGGCGCTCGGCCTCCGGCGCTGATCGCATCCTGGACGCGGCCACGGTGCATCCCGACGTGGACGACGCGGTATCGGACCTGCACCGGGTGTTCGCGACCTGCCCGAGGCCGCGCCATATCGTGAAGCCGATCCTGACCGCGCGCGGCGGGGCGGCCGAGATCCGCGAGATCAGCCGGCGCGGCCTCGGCGTCGGCCTGCTGTTCGGACCGGAGCGGGCAGGGCTCGACAACGACGACATGGCGCGGACCGACGCGTTGATCCGCTATCCGCTAAACCCTGACTTCTCGTCTCTCAATCTCGCCCAGGCGGTCATGATTATGGCCTACGAGTGGTGGCTGAGTGCCGCCGGGGAGAATGGCGAGGAGGAAATCCCCGCCCGCGTGCTGATGACCAACGAGACCCAGGTCGCCACCAAGGGCGAGCTTGGCAACTTCATGACCCATCTGGTGCGCGAGCTCGACGCCTGCGGCTTCCTGCGCAACATGCCCAAGCGCCCCGGCATGGTGCGCAACCTGTGGCACTTCTTCGAGCGCGGCGAGGTGACCCAGCAGGAGCTGCGCACGCTGCACGGTGTGGTGACGGAGCTCGCCCTGGGGCGCCGGCTGCGCGGTCGCGACGAGGCCAGCTGA
- the cysS gene encoding cysteine--tRNA ligase, translated as MPELVLHDSLTRRTAPFVPLDPDHVRLYYCGPTVYDLAHIGNLRAALSADLLVRLLRLLYPRVTFVRNITDVDDKINARAAERGIAIEVLTAETIADLHADLAAAGILAPDIEPRATHHIADMITLIGSLIGSDHAYEADGHVLFSVRHFGDYGRLSGRDPDELIAGARVEVASYKRDAGDFVLWKPSTPELPGWDSPWGRGRPGWHIECSAMAHRYLGDSFDIHGGGDDLLFPHHENERAQSLCGYPGSRFANIWLHNAMLLVDGEKMSKSLGNFFTVREILADTPPEALRLLLMQTHYRSVLNFTRTGLVDARRTLDRFYRAIAACNLPPERGDEPVPAAVVDALCQDLNTPGVMAVLHRLADAALAGDAASGLGLRAAGRAIGILRLTPEAWFRSGVDEPAIQAAIAERLQARKLRDFARADAIRATLLADGIVLEDGPDGTSWRRA; from the coding sequence ATGCCCGAACTTGTGCTTCATGACAGCCTGACCAGGAGAACGGCACCCTTCGTGCCGCTCGATCCCGACCATGTCCGTCTCTATTACTGCGGCCCGACCGTTTATGACCTGGCGCATATCGGTAACCTGCGGGCGGCGCTATCCGCCGACCTGCTGGTCCGGCTGCTGCGGCTGCTCTACCCGCGTGTCACCTTCGTGCGCAACATCACCGACGTGGACGACAAGATCAATGCGCGCGCCGCCGAGCGCGGCATCGCTATCGAGGTGCTGACCGCCGAGACGATCGCCGACCTGCATGCCGATCTCGCCGCCGCCGGTATTCTGGCGCCGGACATCGAGCCGCGCGCCACCCACCATATCGCCGACATGATCACGTTGATCGGCAGCCTGATCGGGTCCGACCATGCCTATGAGGCAGACGGGCACGTTCTGTTCTCGGTACGGCATTTCGGCGATTACGGCCGGCTGTCCGGGCGGGATCCTGACGAGTTGATCGCCGGTGCCCGGGTCGAGGTCGCATCCTACAAGCGCGATGCCGGCGACTTCGTGTTATGGAAGCCCTCGACGCCTGAGCTGCCCGGCTGGGACAGCCCATGGGGCCGTGGCCGCCCGGGTTGGCACATCGAATGCAGTGCGATGGCGCACCGCTATCTCGGCGACAGCTTCGACATTCACGGTGGCGGCGACGACCTGCTGTTTCCCCACCATGAGAACGAGCGCGCGCAGAGCCTGTGCGGCTATCCTGGCAGCCGGTTCGCCAACATCTGGCTGCATAACGCGATGCTGCTCGTCGATGGCGAGAAGATGTCCAAGAGCCTCGGGAATTTCTTCACGGTGCGCGAGATCCTGGCCGATACCCCACCGGAGGCGTTGCGCCTTCTGCTGATGCAGACCCACTACCGGTCGGTGCTGAACTTCACCCGCACCGGCCTGGTCGACGCACGGCGAACGCTCGACCGGTTCTATCGGGCGATCGCCGCCTGCAACCTGCCACCGGAGCGCGGCGACGAGCCGGTTCCGGCGGCAGTGGTCGACGCACTGTGCCAGGACCTCAACACGCCCGGCGTGATGGCCGTGCTGCACCGCTTGGCTGATGCCGCACTGGCCGGTGATGCCGCATCGGGCCTCGGGCTCCGGGCAGCTGGCCGCGCGATCGGCATACTGCGCCTGACCCCCGAAGCCTGGTTCCGGTCAGGCGTCGATGAGCCGGCGATCCAGGCGGCCATCGCCGAACGGCTGCAGGCCCGCAAGTTGCGTGATTTTGCCCGGGCGGACGCGATCCGCGCCACGCTCCTGGCCGACGGTATCGTGCTCGAGGATGGACCGGACGGCACGAGCTGGCGCCGCGCATGA
- a CDS encoding MATE family efflux transporter — MSTHLAARTTMAGHAKALLRLAVPLALSSLSQMAMGLTDSVLLGGIGGGALAAGGLAASLFFTVLVILQGALIAAGVLAAQALGAGDDRRVASLYGTGLVVGSVLSLIAFAGFSLVKPALLVMHEPPVLANDVGIYMDVLRWGCPASLACLGMLRAILPAIDEAGLLLWVMPPMVVVNGLLNYGLIHGFDLSGWHLLPALGLRGSALATTLTLWLTVTILFVLLHRSPAGRRLVTPPRFSPGEIRTIARMGLPISVTIAAETLLFLVAGLAAGRLGASALTAHQVVLSITAFIFMVPLSLGQAANVRVGLAFGAGDMADARRAGFAATGVVVMVMTTIGLVLLLVPHRLASVFLDPHVAANDASIRTVVALLGIAALFQVADGIQVVALGALRGLGDTAVPMVLATIGYWAIGAPLGWWTAFRLGLGAAGLWIGLAVALGAVAVMMMLRFIARTGTRRRNEKRLPR; from the coding sequence ATGAGCACGCACCTCGCTGCGCGAACGACGATGGCCGGACACGCGAAGGCGCTGCTTCGGCTCGCGGTTCCGCTCGCCCTGTCGAGCCTGTCGCAGATGGCGATGGGCCTGACCGACAGCGTCCTGCTGGGCGGAATCGGCGGCGGTGCGCTGGCGGCCGGCGGGCTGGCGGCGTCGTTGTTCTTCACCGTGTTGGTGATCCTGCAGGGTGCCCTGATCGCCGCCGGGGTGCTGGCGGCGCAGGCGCTCGGCGCCGGGGACGATCGTCGGGTGGCTTCGCTGTACGGGACCGGGCTGGTAGTGGGATCGGTGCTCAGCCTGATCGCCTTCGCCGGCTTCAGCCTGGTGAAGCCGGCGCTGCTGGTTATGCACGAGCCGCCGGTGCTGGCGAATGATGTCGGCATCTACATGGATGTCTTGCGCTGGGGGTGTCCCGCCTCTCTTGCGTGCCTCGGCATGCTGCGGGCGATCCTGCCGGCGATCGACGAAGCCGGGCTGCTGCTCTGGGTGATGCCGCCGATGGTGGTGGTCAACGGGCTGCTGAACTACGGCCTGATCCACGGGTTCGACCTGTCCGGCTGGCACCTATTGCCGGCACTCGGGCTCCGGGGCTCGGCCCTGGCAACCACGCTCACGCTCTGGCTCACCGTCACGATCCTGTTCGTCCTGCTGCATAGGAGCCCGGCCGGCCGACGGCTGGTGACCCCGCCACGGTTCTCGCCCGGTGAGATCCGGACGATCGCCCGCATGGGCCTGCCGATCTCGGTCACGATCGCCGCGGAGACGCTCTTGTTCCTGGTGGCTGGGCTCGCGGCCGGCCGGCTGGGGGCATCGGCGCTCACGGCGCACCAGGTGGTGCTGAGCATCACCGCCTTCATCTTCATGGTGCCGCTGTCGCTTGGCCAGGCGGCCAACGTCCGGGTCGGCCTGGCCTTTGGCGCCGGCGACATGGCGGACGCCAGGCGGGCCGGCTTCGCGGCAACCGGGGTGGTCGTTATGGTCATGACAACGATCGGCCTTGTGCTGCTGCTTGTCCCGCACCGGCTTGCATCGGTGTTCCTGGACCCGCACGTGGCGGCAAACGACGCGTCGATCCGGACCGTGGTGGCCCTGCTCGGCATCGCGGCACTGTTCCAGGTGGCGGACGGGATCCAGGTGGTGGCGCTCGGCGCACTGCGCGGCCTGGGCGACACCGCGGTCCCAATGGTGCTGGCGACGATCGGCTACTGGGCGATCGGTGCGCCGCTCGGCTGGTGGACCGCATTCCGGCTCGGGCTGGGAGCGGCGGGGCTATGGATCGGTCTCGCGGTGGCGCTCGGTGCGGTGGCGGTGATGATGATGCTGCGGTTCATCGCCAGGACCGGCACGAGACGCCGAAACGAAAAACGCCTGCCGCGGTGA
- the cyoD gene encoding cytochrome o ubiquinol oxidase subunit IV, whose product MDHPALHGHSHKTHIEGSGGAGHAGYGAYGVGFTLSVILTVAAFYPIMVPGTLPNGWLVPTIALLAIIQIFVHLVCFLHMSAASEQRWNVTAFGFALLVVFILITGSLWIMHNISENMMTPEVPAVPTASQAQGTEPKPGGMGGM is encoded by the coding sequence ATGGATCATCCTGCCCTGCACGGACACTCCCACAAGACCCACATCGAGGGATCCGGCGGTGCCGGCCATGCCGGATACGGTGCCTACGGCGTCGGCTTCACGCTCTCGGTCATCCTTACCGTGGCGGCTTTCTATCCGATCATGGTGCCCGGCACGTTGCCGAACGGGTGGCTGGTTCCGACGATCGCCTTGCTGGCGATCATCCAGATCTTCGTGCACCTCGTCTGCTTCCTGCATATGAGTGCAGCCTCCGAGCAGCGCTGGAACGTCACGGCGTTCGGCTTTGCGCTGCTGGTGGTGTTCATCCTGATCACCGGCTCGCTGTGGATCATGCACAACATTTCCGAGAACATGATGACCCCCGAGGTCCCGGCCGTCCCGACTGCAAGCCAGGCCCAGGGGACCGAGCCGAAGCCCGGTGGCATGGGGGGCATGTAG
- the cyoC gene encoding cytochrome o ubiquinol oxidase subunit III, with the protein MSPDSLVAHHGEFAEDHSHEPNNVFGFWLYLMTDCILFATLFAGFAVARHQYAGDVSGRDIFNLRYVGVETALLLVSSSTYGFAMIGAYQRNLRQVITWLAVTFLLGAGFVAMEINEFHHLVAEGHGPDKSAFLSAFFTLVATHGLHVTCGLLWMSVLIFQMVVLKKGLTTVYVNRLMCLSLFWHFLDIVWICVFTLVYLMGVR; encoded by the coding sequence ATGTCGCCTGATTCACTCGTCGCACATCACGGCGAGTTCGCTGAGGATCACTCCCACGAGCCGAACAACGTGTTCGGCTTCTGGCTCTACCTGATGACCGACTGCATTCTGTTTGCGACCCTGTTCGCCGGCTTCGCTGTAGCGCGTCACCAGTATGCGGGTGACGTCAGCGGGCGAGACATCTTCAACCTGAGATACGTGGGCGTTGAGACGGCGCTGCTTCTGGTCAGTTCATCGACCTACGGCTTCGCCATGATCGGCGCCTACCAGCGTAACCTCCGCCAGGTCATCACCTGGCTGGCGGTGACGTTCCTGCTCGGCGCCGGCTTCGTGGCTATGGAAATCAACGAGTTCCATCATCTGGTGGCAGAGGGTCATGGCCCGGACAAGAGCGCGTTCCTGTCCGCATTCTTCACCCTGGTTGCGACACACGGATTGCACGTCACGTGTGGCCTGCTCTGGATGTCGGTGCTGATCTTCCAGATGGTCGTGCTGAAGAAGGGCCTGACCACCGTCTACGTGAACCGGCTGATGTGTCTCAGCCTGTTCTGGCATTTCCTGGACATCGTCTGGATCTGCGTCTTCACACTGGTCTATCTGATGGGGGTCCGGTGA
- the cyoB gene encoding cytochrome o ubiquinol oxidase subunit I, translated as MLGKLSLADIPFDQPIEMGAAYFMGVVALVVLGAVTYYKKWAYLWTEWVTSVDHKKIGVMYIIVALVMLLRGFSDALLMRSQQVMASGGRPGFLPPHHYDQIFTAHGTIMIFFMAMPFMIGLMNIAVPLQIGARDVAFPFLNSFSFWMTAVGAMLVNVSLVIGEFGQVGWLAYPPLSELKFSPGVGVDYYIWSLQLTGLGTLLTGVNFFVTIVKMRAPGMTWMRMPIFTWTILCTSILIMAAFPILTVTFGMLSLDRYLGMHFFTNDLGGNQMMYMNLIWCWGHPEVYILILPAFGIFSEVVPTFARKRLFGYVAMVYATVCITFLSFVVWLHHFFTMGSGANVNAFFGITTMIISIPTGVKIFNWLFTMYRGRISYTAPMLWTVGFMVTFTIGGMTGVMLALPGNDWVLHNSLFLIAHFHNVIIGGVLFGYLAGYAYWFPKALGFKLHDGWGRASFWGWFVGFYVAFLPLYALGFMGMTRRMNHYDNPAWTPYLVVAALGALIVLGGVICQIIQLYVSIRDRAQNMDVTGDPWNGRTLEWSTSSPPPFYNFAVLPHVDALDAFNETKKRGIEARETPVYSDIHMPRNTPAGFIMSVAAGVVGFALIWHIWWLAIVGMLVVVGTFIVRSCNDDIDYYVPAAEVARIEGLHKARVASLEFTHVA; from the coding sequence ATGTTGGGAAAGCTCTCGCTCGCGGACATTCCGTTCGACCAGCCGATCGAAATGGGCGCCGCCTATTTCATGGGCGTCGTGGCGCTGGTCGTGCTGGGCGCTGTCACATATTATAAGAAGTGGGCCTATCTCTGGACAGAGTGGGTCACCTCGGTCGATCATAAGAAGATCGGCGTAATGTACATCATCGTTGCGCTCGTCATGCTGCTCCGTGGCTTCTCGGATGCGTTGCTGATGCGCTCGCAGCAGGTCATGGCCTCGGGCGGCCGGCCAGGCTTCCTGCCGCCTCACCATTATGACCAGATCTTCACCGCCCATGGCACCATCATGATCTTCTTCATGGCGATGCCGTTCATGATCGGGCTGATGAACATCGCCGTGCCTCTCCAGATCGGTGCCCGCGACGTCGCCTTCCCGTTCCTGAATTCGTTCAGCTTCTGGATGACCGCGGTCGGTGCGATGCTGGTCAACGTCTCGCTGGTGATCGGCGAGTTTGGACAGGTCGGCTGGCTAGCCTATCCGCCGCTGTCGGAGCTCAAGTTCAGCCCTGGTGTCGGCGTTGACTACTATATCTGGAGTCTCCAGCTCACCGGTCTCGGCACACTGCTGACCGGCGTGAACTTCTTCGTCACCATCGTGAAGATGCGTGCCCCGGGCATGACCTGGATGCGCATGCCGATCTTCACCTGGACCATCCTGTGCACCTCCATCCTGATCATGGCGGCGTTCCCGATCCTGACCGTCACCTTCGGGATGCTGTCGCTGGACCGTTATCTGGGCATGCACTTCTTCACCAACGACCTTGGTGGGAACCAGATGATGTACATGAACCTCATCTGGTGCTGGGGTCATCCGGAAGTCTACATCCTGATCCTGCCGGCCTTCGGCATCTTCTCCGAGGTGGTCCCGACCTTCGCGCGCAAGCGGCTGTTCGGCTACGTGGCCATGGTCTACGCGACGGTCTGCATCACCTTCCTGTCGTTCGTCGTCTGGCTCCACCACTTCTTCACGATGGGCTCGGGCGCCAACGTGAATGCCTTCTTCGGCATCACGACGATGATCATCTCGATCCCGACCGGGGTGAAGATCTTCAACTGGCTGTTCACCATGTATCGTGGTCGCATCAGCTATACGGCGCCAATGCTGTGGACGGTCGGCTTCATGGTGACTTTCACAATTGGCGGCATGACCGGCGTCATGCTGGCACTTCCGGGCAACGACTGGGTGCTGCACAACAGCTTGTTCCTGATCGCCCATTTCCATAACGTCATCATCGGCGGCGTGCTGTTCGGCTACCTCGCCGGCTACGCCTACTGGTTCCCGAAGGCGCTGGGCTTCAAGCTGCACGATGGCTGGGGCAGGGCGTCGTTCTGGGGCTGGTTCGTCGGCTTCTACGTTGCCTTCCTTCCGCTCTATGCGCTTGGCTTCATGGGCATGACCCGCCGCATGAACCATTATGACAACCCGGCCTGGACCCCATACCTGGTCGTGGCGGCACTCGGCGCGCTTATCGTGCTGGGCGGCGTCATCTGCCAGATCATCCAGCTCTATGTCAGCATCCGCGATCGTGCCCAGAACATGGACGTGACTGGCGATCCGTGGAACGGCCGGACCCTGGAGTGGTCCACCTCCTCGCCGCCGCCCTTCTACAACTTCGCCGTTCTGCCGCATGTCGACGCACTCGACGCCTTCAACGAGACCAAGAAGCGTGGCATCGAAGCACGTGAGACGCCGGTCTATTCCGACATCCACATGCCGCGGAACACGCCGGCCGGCTTCATCATGTCGGTCGCTGCCGGCGTGGTCGGGTTCGCGCTGATCTGGCACATCTGGTGGCTCGCCATCGTCGGCATGCTCGTCGTGGTCGGCACCTTCATCGTCCGCTCGTGCAACGACGATATCGACTACTACGTGCCGGCGGCCGAGGTGGCCCGCATCGAGGGGCTGCATAAGGCCCGCGTCGCCAGCCTGGAGTTCACTCATGTCGCCTGA